Proteins from one Setaria italica strain Yugu1 chromosome V, Setaria_italica_v2.0, whole genome shotgun sequence genomic window:
- the LOC101757191 gene encoding protoporphyrinogen oxidase, chloroplastic, with protein sequence MVAAAMATAPSAGVPPLRGTRGPARFRIRGVSVRCAAVAGGAAEAPASAGARVSADCVVVGGGISGLCTAQALATKHGVGDVLVTEARARPGGNITTVERPDEGYLWEEGPNSFQPSDPVLTMAVDSGLKDDLVFGDPNAPRFVLWEGKLRPVPSKPADLPFFDLMSIPGKLRAGFGALGIRPPPPGREESVEEFVRRNLGAEVFERLIEPFCSGVYAGDPSKLSMKAAFGKVWRLEEAGGSIIGGTIKTIQERGKNPKPPRDPRLPTPKGQTVASFRKGLAMLPNAITSSLGSKVKLSWKLTSITKSDGMGYVLVYETPEGVVSVQAKSVIMTIPSYVASDILRPLSSDAADALSRFYYPPVAAVTISYPKEAIRKECLIDGELQGFGQLHPRSQGVETLGTIYSSSLFPNRAPAGRVLLLNYIGGATNTGIVSKSASELVEAVDRDLRKMLINPSAVDPLVLGVRVWPQAIPQFLVGHLDLLEAAKSSLDRGGYDGLFLGGNYVAGVALGRCVEGAYESASQISDFLTKYAYK encoded by the exons atggtcgccgccgccatggccaccgcccCCTCCGCTGGCGTGCCTCCACTAAGAGGGACCCGCGGCCCCGCGCGTTTCCGCATTCGCGGCGTCAGCGTGCGCTGcgccgcggtggcgggcggcgcggccgaggcgccggcctccgcgggcgcgcgggtgtCCGCGGACTGCgtcgtggtgggcggcggcatCAGCGGCCTCTGCACCGCGCAGGCGCTGGCCACGAAgcacggcgtcggcgacgtgcTCGTCACGGAGGCCCGCGCCCGACCCGGCGGCAACATCACCACCGTCGAGCGCCCCGATGAAGGGTACCTCTGGGAGGAGGGGCCCAACAGCTTCCAGCCCTCCGACCCCGTCCTCACCATGGCC GTGGATAGCGGGCTGAAGGATGACCTCGTGTTTGGAGACCCGAATGCGCCGCGGTTCGTGCTGTGGGAGGGGAAGCTGAGGCCCGTGCCATCCAAGCCCGCCGACCTCCCGTTCTTCGATCTCATGAGCATTCCTGGCAAGCTCAGGGCTGGCTTTGGGGCCCTCGGCATCCGACCGCCACCTCCA GGCCGCGAGGAGTCAGTGGAAGAATTCGTGCGCCGCAACCTCGGAGCTGAAGTCTTTGAGCGCCTCATTGAGCCTTTCTGCTCAG GTGTCTATGCTGGTGATCCTTCAAAGCTCAGTATGAAAGCTGCATTTGGGAAGGTGTGGCGCCTAGAAGAGGCTGGAGGTAGTATTATTGGTGGAACCATCAAGACGATTCAGGAGAGGGGCAAGAATCCTAAACCACCGAGGGATCC CCGCCTTCCTACGCCAAAGGGGCAGACAGTTGCATCTTTTAGGAAGGGTCTCGCCATGCTTCCAAATGCCATTACATCCAG CTTGGGTAGTAAAGTCAAGCTTTCGTGGAAACTCACTAGCATTACAAAATCAGATGGCATGGGATATGTATTGGTGTATGAAACACCTGAAGGCGTTGTTTCAGTGCAGGCTAAAAGTGTTATCATGACGATTCCATCATATGTTGCTAGTGACATCTTGCGTCCACTTTCA AGCGATGCTGCAGATGCCCTTTCAAGATTCTATTATCCACCAGTTGCTGCTGTAACTATTTCGTATCCAAAGGAAGCTATTAGAAAGGAATGCTTGATTGATGGGGAGCTCCAGGGTTTTGGCCAGTTGCATCCACGTAGTCAAGGAGTTGAGACATTAG GGACGATATACAGCTCATCACTCTTTCCAAATCGCGCTCCTGCTGGAAGGGTGTTACTTCTAAACTACATAGGAGGTGCCACAAACACAGGAATTGTTTCCAAG AGTGCAAGTGAGCTGGTAGAAGCAGTTGACCGTGACCTCAGGAAAATGCTCATCAACCCTAGCGCAgtggaccctttagtcctgggtgtcCGAGTGTGGCCACAAGCCATACCTCAGTTCCTGGTAGGACATCTTGATCTTTTGGAGGCTGCAAAATCTTCCCTGGACCGAGGTGGCTATGATGGGCTGTTCCTTGGAGGGAACTATGTAGCAGGAGTTGCCCTGGGCCGATGCGTGGAGGGTGCCTATGAGAGCGCCTCGCAAATATCTGATTTCTTGACCAAGTACGCCTACAAGTGA
- the LOC101785548 gene encoding uncharacterized protein LOC101785548 — protein sequence MASGEGDGEGWEAAVRAEVGAVGWWDDPDGADLRARFKAFTGQRRDWPQPTLLFWKDLLLRVARRLRLCSAPAHLVTSVWFARPGGLTPLCLPQVLEEMRADGDILLKSELIDPSTGSLYQLVRRVSQMAISSRRPVLQEDILVFKSLVEERAADIARQLSDSHWTSTCVVTISRFNSFFSDQEDAHAALCFLTQSGKARYLVARKQDHIEGVKFALNSAQVPAVSKLDHDTLHLLWTEERLQQQLDVLDRRWEISRRRALAFFKSRDKQAAYRYARQSKVFSQSRSRCMQLLERVEEVISLIASAESTKKVYEAIQIGIQAMKENNVSIEEVNVHLKEVDELVAAQREVDAALESAPLQSIDDEGDIEEEFRKLEAELQDEIPHIQVQEPVAHSNEESPDEVIESLSNNLSSIKLEAI from the exons ATGGCTTCCGgcgagggggacggggaggggtgggaggcggcggtgcgggcggaGGTGGGCGCGGTCGGCTGGTGGGACGACCCCGACGGCGCCGACCTCCGCGCCAGGTTCAAGGCCTTCACGGGGCAGCGCCGCGACTGGCCCCAGCCCACGCTCCTCTTCTGGAAGGACCTCCTGCTCCGCGTCGCGCGGCGACTCCGCCTCTGCTCCGCCCCCGCGCACCTC GTGACGAGCGTCTGGTTCGCGCGTCCCGGGGGGCTCACGCCGCTCTGCTTGCCGCAAGTTCTG GAAGAGATGCGCGCAGATGGGGACATACTGCTGAAATCCGAGCTGATCGATCCGTCCACGGGAAGCCTGTACCAGCTGGTCAGGAGGGTGAGCCAGATGGCCATCAGCTCGAGGCGGCCGGTTTTGCAGGAGGACATCCTCGTGTTCAAATCGTTGGTCGAG GAAAGGGCTGCAGATATTGCTAGGCAGTTAAGTGACTCTCATTGGACATCGACATGTGTTGTAACGATCAGCAGATTCAATAGCTTCTTCAGCGATCAGGAGGATGCTCATGCCGCATTATGTTTCTTGACGCAATCTGGGAAAGCTCGGTACCTTGTAGCCAGGAAGCAGGACCATATTGAG GGTGTCAAGTTTGCACTCAACTCTGCTCAAGTTCCTGCTGTATCCAAGCTTGATCATGACACCTTGCACTTACTTTGGACAGAAGAGAGGTTGCAGCAGCAGCTTGATGTGCTTGATCGCAGATGGGAGAT TTCAAGGAGAAGGGCATTGGCATTCTTCAAGTCCAGGGACAAACAGGCTGCTTATCGTTATGCGAGGCAGTCTAAAGTATTCTCACAAAGCCGGAGCAGATGCATGCAGTTGTTAGAAAGGGTTGAAGAAGTCATCAGCCTGATTGCTAGTGCTGAATCAACTAAGAAG GTCTATGAGGCAATACAAATTGGTATCCAGGCAATGAAGGAGAACAATGTCAGCATAGAGGAGGTTAATGTCCATCTGAAGGAGGTTGATGAGCTTGTTGCTGCACAAAGAGAAGTTGATGCTGCCCTGG AATCAGCACCACTCCAGTCGATAGATGATGAAGGCGATATTGAGGAAGAGTTCAGGAAGCTTGAAGCAGAATTGCAGGATGAGATCCCTCATATTCAAGTTCAAGAACCAGTGGCTCATTCGAATGAGGAATCTCCTGATGAAGTGATTGAATCATTGAGCAATAACCTATCAAGCATTAAACTCGAGGCCATCTAA
- the LOC101757582 gene encoding transcription factor APG isoform X2 produces the protein MSDGNEFAELLWENGQAVVHGRRKQTQTSFPPFTCAAASSSRAQEKQPGSDPVALFKTGGVFGAGGLVTSVHDFSSGLDATRDNGDLDDTVPWIHYPIIEEDSAAAPALAESYSPDFFSELHAAAAAAAATNPSSLPPPIQHTTNNRSTPIATTSREPEPSKESHRMPVPGPATRPEPPQAEFAATKQTRLGGGAEGLMNFSLFSRPAAMARASLQSAQRPPQTGTDKASNVTTSTRVESTVLQSSIGPRTTPVFTDQRTAWSQPKEVRFSCTAAPTAGNLQQEMPRDRLGSMTLQKQVKTRKEPEAAVATSSVCSGNGAGIGNDESWRQHKRKSQAECSASQDDDLEDESGGARRSGSRGTKRSRTAEVHNLSERRRRDRINEKMRALQELIPNCNKIDKASMLDEAIEYLKTLQLQVQMMSMGSGLCIPPMLLPPTMQHLQIPQIAHFPHLGMGLGYGMGVFDMNSSPAVPFPSMPGAHFPCSMIPGTTAQGLGMPGRNTVPMFGLPGQAIHPSASSVQPFPSLAGLPVRPNLAPQVSAAMANMVQEQHQDVATQQQQNMNSEARQGTNTGDPELQTILQVENQHFSVPSSAQTESGPFLDSGGNRTDTAGRNGAER, from the exons AT GTCCGACGGCAACGAGTTCGCCGAGCTGCTATGGGAGAACGGGCAGGCAGTGGTGCACGGCCGGAGGAAGCAGACGCAGACTTCGTTCCCGCCCTTCACCTGCGCTGCTGCCAGCAGCAGCCGGGCTCAAGAGAAGCAGCCGGGAAGCGACCCCGTGGCGCTGTTCAAGACGGGAGGTGTCTTCGGCGCCGGTGGATTGGTAACATCGGTTCACGACTTCTCTTCCGGCCTAGACGCCACCCGTGACAACGGTGATCTTGATGATACCGTGCCCTGGATCCACTACCCCATCATCGAGGAAGACAGCGCCGCCGCACCTGCCCTTGCAGAGAGCTACAGTCCAGATTTCTTCTCGGAGCTCcatgcagcggcagcggcggcagcagcgaccAACCCCAGCTCTCTGCCGCCGCCTATCCAGCACACCACCAACAACAGAAGCACCCCGATTGCCACCACCAGCAGAGAACCAGAACCCTCGAAGGAAAGCCACCGCATGCCAGTTCCAGGTCCAGCCACCAGGCCTGAACCACCACAAGCCGAGTTCGCGGCCACCAAGCAGACTCGGCTGGGAGGCGGCGCAGAGGGCTTGATGAACTTCTCCCTCTTCTCTAGGCCGGCAGCCATGGCGCGAGCAAGCCTGCAGAGCGCACAGAGGCCACCACAAACAGGCACAGACAAGGCGTCCAATGTCACCACGAGTACCCGCGTGGAGTCCACGGTTCTCCAGTCATCCATCGGGCCAAGAACTACTCCTGTTTTCACGGACCAGAGGACGGCGTGGTCACAGCCCAAGGAGGTGCGGTTCTCATGCACGGCAGCGCCAACCGCTGGTAACCTGCAGCAAGAGATGCCCCGGGACAGACTTGGCAGCATGACTCTGCAGAAACAGGTCAAGACCAGGAAGGAGCCTGAGGCCGCAGTCGCTACTTCGTCAGTCTGCTCCGGCAATGGAGCTGGAATAGGAAATGATGAGTCCTGGCGCCAACACAAGAGGAAGAGTCAAGCCGAGTGTTCTGCCAGCCAAGATGAT GATCTTGAAGATGAGTCCGGTGGTGCCAGAAGATCTGGCAGCAGAGGCACGAAGCGCAGCCGCACCGCCGAGGTGCACAATTTGTCAGAAAGG AGGAGAAGAGACAGGATCAACGAGAAAATGCGCGCCCTGCAAGAACTCATCCCCAACTGCAACAAG ATTGACAAAGCCTCAATGCTAGACGAAGCGATTGAGTACCTCAAAACCCTTCAGCTTCAAGTTCAG ATGATGTCCATGGGAAGTGGGCTGTGCATTCCTCCAATGCTGCTGCCACCAACCATGCAGCACTTGCAAATCCCCCAAATAGCTCATTTCCCTCATCTCGGCATGGGATTGGGGTATGGGATGGGTGTCTTCGACATGAACAGCAGCCCAGCGGTTCCCTTTCCGTCCATGCCTGGTGCTCACTTCCCTTGCTCGATGATCCCAGGCACGACAGCACAAGGTCTTGGGATGCCTGGAAGAAACACGGTACCAATGTTTGGACTTCCCGGACAAGCAATACATCCATCAGCATCTAGTGTACAGCCATTCCCATCTTTGGCTGGCCTTCCTGTTAGGCCAAACCTGGCCCCTCAAGTCTCAGCAGCCATGGCTAACATGGTGCAGGAGCAACATCAAGACGTAGCAACTCAACAGCAGCAGAATATGAATAGTGAAGCTCGACAGGGAACAAATACAGGAGATCCAGAATTACAGACCATCCTGCAG GTTGAGAACCAGCATTTTAGTGTACCCTCATCAGCACAAACAGAAAGTGGTCCGTTTCTGGATAGTGGCGGCAACAGGACTGATACTGCAGGGAGAAATGGGGCTGAAAGATAA
- the LOC101757582 gene encoding transcription factor APG isoform X1 codes for MYVGCRSDGNEFAELLWENGQAVVHGRRKQTQTSFPPFTCAAASSSRAQEKQPGSDPVALFKTGGVFGAGGLVTSVHDFSSGLDATRDNGDLDDTVPWIHYPIIEEDSAAAPALAESYSPDFFSELHAAAAAAAATNPSSLPPPIQHTTNNRSTPIATTSREPEPSKESHRMPVPGPATRPEPPQAEFAATKQTRLGGGAEGLMNFSLFSRPAAMARASLQSAQRPPQTGTDKASNVTTSTRVESTVLQSSIGPRTTPVFTDQRTAWSQPKEVRFSCTAAPTAGNLQQEMPRDRLGSMTLQKQVKTRKEPEAAVATSSVCSGNGAGIGNDESWRQHKRKSQAECSASQDDDLEDESGGARRSGSRGTKRSRTAEVHNLSERRRRDRINEKMRALQELIPNCNKIDKASMLDEAIEYLKTLQLQVQMMSMGSGLCIPPMLLPPTMQHLQIPQIAHFPHLGMGLGYGMGVFDMNSSPAVPFPSMPGAHFPCSMIPGTTAQGLGMPGRNTVPMFGLPGQAIHPSASSVQPFPSLAGLPVRPNLAPQVSAAMANMVQEQHQDVATQQQQNMNSEARQGTNTGDPELQTILQVENQHFSVPSSAQTESGPFLDSGGNRTDTAGRNGAER; via the exons ATGTACGTGGGATGCAGGTCCGACGGCAACGAGTTCGCCGAGCTGCTATGGGAGAACGGGCAGGCAGTGGTGCACGGCCGGAGGAAGCAGACGCAGACTTCGTTCCCGCCCTTCACCTGCGCTGCTGCCAGCAGCAGCCGGGCTCAAGAGAAGCAGCCGGGAAGCGACCCCGTGGCGCTGTTCAAGACGGGAGGTGTCTTCGGCGCCGGTGGATTGGTAACATCGGTTCACGACTTCTCTTCCGGCCTAGACGCCACCCGTGACAACGGTGATCTTGATGATACCGTGCCCTGGATCCACTACCCCATCATCGAGGAAGACAGCGCCGCCGCACCTGCCCTTGCAGAGAGCTACAGTCCAGATTTCTTCTCGGAGCTCcatgcagcggcagcggcggcagcagcgaccAACCCCAGCTCTCTGCCGCCGCCTATCCAGCACACCACCAACAACAGAAGCACCCCGATTGCCACCACCAGCAGAGAACCAGAACCCTCGAAGGAAAGCCACCGCATGCCAGTTCCAGGTCCAGCCACCAGGCCTGAACCACCACAAGCCGAGTTCGCGGCCACCAAGCAGACTCGGCTGGGAGGCGGCGCAGAGGGCTTGATGAACTTCTCCCTCTTCTCTAGGCCGGCAGCCATGGCGCGAGCAAGCCTGCAGAGCGCACAGAGGCCACCACAAACAGGCACAGACAAGGCGTCCAATGTCACCACGAGTACCCGCGTGGAGTCCACGGTTCTCCAGTCATCCATCGGGCCAAGAACTACTCCTGTTTTCACGGACCAGAGGACGGCGTGGTCACAGCCCAAGGAGGTGCGGTTCTCATGCACGGCAGCGCCAACCGCTGGTAACCTGCAGCAAGAGATGCCCCGGGACAGACTTGGCAGCATGACTCTGCAGAAACAGGTCAAGACCAGGAAGGAGCCTGAGGCCGCAGTCGCTACTTCGTCAGTCTGCTCCGGCAATGGAGCTGGAATAGGAAATGATGAGTCCTGGCGCCAACACAAGAGGAAGAGTCAAGCCGAGTGTTCTGCCAGCCAAGATGAT GATCTTGAAGATGAGTCCGGTGGTGCCAGAAGATCTGGCAGCAGAGGCACGAAGCGCAGCCGCACCGCCGAGGTGCACAATTTGTCAGAAAGG AGGAGAAGAGACAGGATCAACGAGAAAATGCGCGCCCTGCAAGAACTCATCCCCAACTGCAACAAG ATTGACAAAGCCTCAATGCTAGACGAAGCGATTGAGTACCTCAAAACCCTTCAGCTTCAAGTTCAG ATGATGTCCATGGGAAGTGGGCTGTGCATTCCTCCAATGCTGCTGCCACCAACCATGCAGCACTTGCAAATCCCCCAAATAGCTCATTTCCCTCATCTCGGCATGGGATTGGGGTATGGGATGGGTGTCTTCGACATGAACAGCAGCCCAGCGGTTCCCTTTCCGTCCATGCCTGGTGCTCACTTCCCTTGCTCGATGATCCCAGGCACGACAGCACAAGGTCTTGGGATGCCTGGAAGAAACACGGTACCAATGTTTGGACTTCCCGGACAAGCAATACATCCATCAGCATCTAGTGTACAGCCATTCCCATCTTTGGCTGGCCTTCCTGTTAGGCCAAACCTGGCCCCTCAAGTCTCAGCAGCCATGGCTAACATGGTGCAGGAGCAACATCAAGACGTAGCAACTCAACAGCAGCAGAATATGAATAGTGAAGCTCGACAGGGAACAAATACAGGAGATCCAGAATTACAGACCATCCTGCAG GTTGAGAACCAGCATTTTAGTGTACCCTCATCAGCACAAACAGAAAGTGGTCCGTTTCTGGATAGTGGCGGCAACAGGACTGATACTGCAGGGAGAAATGGGGCTGAAAGATAA